One Methylobacterium sp. AMS5 genomic region harbors:
- a CDS encoding amidase family protein, giving the protein MTSDLDFMTALALRRLIAVRAISPVELTERALARAETSQASLNAFCHLMPEEARSAARRAEDAVMRGAPLGLLHGLPVSVKDLIAVGGQPYASGSRAMASNVAAADAPAVERLRAAGAIIIGKTTTSEFGAKPVGDSPLTGITRHPWDLAKTPGGSSAGAAASVASGITPFALGTDGGGSLRIPAALTGLVGFKAQFGRVPVWPTSATPTLAHVGALARNVADAALLTTAVAGHDPRDPSAVAGPVPDLLGAVKASIAGLRVAWSATLGYARPNPEVAAIARAAAMTLADQGAIVEEVETVFESDPAALWTAEFYAGIGTRLRGVLESRRDLLDPAVADVLDAALAQEMRAYYETVFARYALRDRMVDFFTGYDVLVSPTLPISSLEAGRNIPEGLEDRSLVSWAFYTYPFNLTGQPAASVCAGIASDGMPVGLQIVGRTLGEYDVMRAAAAIERTKPPGYNLRPLTEP; this is encoded by the coding sequence ATGACGAGCGACCTCGACTTCATGACCGCGCTCGCATTGCGCCGCCTGATCGCGGTGCGCGCGATTTCGCCGGTCGAGCTGACGGAGCGCGCCCTCGCGCGTGCCGAGACGAGCCAAGCGTCCTTGAATGCCTTCTGCCACCTGATGCCGGAGGAGGCCCGCAGCGCCGCGCGCCGGGCCGAGGACGCTGTGATGCGCGGCGCGCCTCTCGGGCTGCTCCACGGCCTGCCGGTCTCGGTGAAGGATCTGATCGCGGTGGGCGGCCAACCCTACGCGTCCGGCTCGCGGGCCATGGCAAGCAATGTCGCCGCCGCCGATGCCCCCGCCGTCGAGCGCCTGCGTGCCGCCGGCGCCATCATCATCGGGAAGACCACCACGAGTGAGTTCGGAGCCAAGCCCGTCGGCGACTCGCCGCTCACCGGCATCACCCGCCATCCCTGGGATCTGGCGAAGACACCGGGCGGATCGAGCGCCGGCGCGGCCGCCTCGGTGGCATCCGGGATCACGCCCTTCGCACTCGGCACCGACGGCGGCGGCTCCCTGCGCATTCCCGCAGCGCTGACGGGCCTCGTCGGGTTCAAGGCGCAATTCGGGCGGGTTCCGGTCTGGCCGACCTCGGCAACGCCGACGCTGGCCCATGTCGGCGCGCTTGCTCGCAACGTCGCCGATGCCGCCTTGCTGACGACGGCGGTCGCCGGCCACGATCCGCGCGATCCCTCCGCGGTGGCCGGGCCCGTCCCGGACCTTTTGGGCGCGGTGAAAGCTTCCATCGCCGGCCTGCGGGTCGCCTGGAGCGCGACACTCGGCTACGCGCGGCCCAACCCGGAGGTCGCCGCCATCGCCCGTGCCGCTGCGATGACGCTGGCAGACCAGGGCGCGATCGTGGAAGAGGTCGAGACCGTCTTCGAGTCCGATCCAGCCGCTCTCTGGACGGCCGAGTTCTACGCCGGCATCGGCACCCGCCTGCGCGGCGTTCTCGAAAGCCGCCGCGACCTCCTGGACCCCGCCGTCGCCGACGTGCTCGACGCCGCCCTCGCTCAGGAGATGCGCGCCTACTACGAGACCGTCTTCGCGCGCTACGCGCTGCGGGACCGGATGGTCGACTTCTTCACCGGCTACGATGTCCTCGTGTCGCCGACACTGCCGATCTCGTCCTTGGAAGCAGGCAGGAACATCCCGGAGGGGCTGGAAGATCGCAGCCTCGTCTCCTGGGCCTTCTATACCTATCCTTTCAACCTCACGGGCCAGCCCGCCGCCTCTGTCTGCGCGGGGATTGCCTCGGATGGAATGCCCGTCGGCCTCCAGATCGTGGGCCGCACGCTCGGCGAATACGACGTGATGCGAGCGGCTGCGGCGATCGAGCGGACGAAGCCGCCGGGCTATAATCTTCGTCCGCTGACAGAGCCGTGA
- a CDS encoding TetR/AcrR family transcriptional regulator: MDSPATLEDAPDGKSPTLDLIGRRRLPAAQREQQIVEAAAQFFAEHGLGGQTRELAKSLGITHSAIFRYFPTKEALLDRVYEHVYVQRWNPAWSGLVQDRSQPLEARILRFYSEYAGRIFDYVWVRIFVFSGLKGYDIAPRYLEIVRERVIHPICAELRADLGLPDFATVPLSEREAEAAWALHGKVFYLAIRKFVYGWPIPEDLSQTLSDDVGVFMRGAPKIFFESTQESKGA, translated from the coding sequence ATGGATTCGCCCGCCACCCTGGAGGATGCCCCGGACGGAAAGTCGCCGACGCTCGACCTCATCGGCCGGCGGCGCCTTCCGGCGGCACAGCGTGAGCAGCAGATCGTGGAAGCAGCGGCGCAGTTCTTCGCCGAGCACGGCCTCGGCGGTCAGACACGGGAACTGGCCAAGAGCCTCGGCATCACGCACTCGGCGATCTTTCGCTATTTCCCCACCAAGGAAGCGCTGCTCGACCGCGTCTACGAGCACGTCTACGTGCAGCGCTGGAATCCGGCCTGGAGCGGCTTGGTGCAGGACCGCTCGCAACCGCTGGAGGCACGGATCCTGCGCTTCTACAGCGAATATGCCGGGAGGATCTTCGACTATGTCTGGGTGCGCATCTTCGTCTTCTCGGGGCTGAAGGGCTACGACATCGCTCCGCGCTATCTTGAGATCGTGCGTGAGCGCGTCATCCATCCGATCTGCGCTGAACTCCGGGCGGATCTCGGCCTGCCGGATTTCGCCACGGTGCCCTTGAGCGAGCGGGAGGCCGAGGCGGCCTGGGCCCTACACGGCAAGGTCTTCTATCTCGCGATCCGAAAGTTCGTTTATGGCTGGCCGATCCCAGAGGATCTTTCTCAGACGCTCTCCGATGATGTCGGCGTCTTCATGCGCGGCGCACCGAAAATTTTCTTTGAGAGCACACAGGAATCCAAGGGAGCGTAA
- a CDS encoding xanthine dehydrogenase family protein subunit M, with amino-acid sequence MKARAFDYRRVASVAEALDAYAACEGEARFLAGGQSLLPALNLRLDAPDLLIDIGRIESLRGIAIEGDRLRIGALTRHAETLASPLIAEHAPLLTQAAAYMAHPAIRNLGTMGGSLALSDPASELPACMRALGAEFEITGRDGTRTVAADDFFLDLFENVIEPGEMLTAVRVPLPVPGTRMRFEEIARRRGDYALVGLAAHLVLTGETVESARLAFCSVGPTPMRAPTAEAALAGRPLDAAAIAEATAALADDLAPDEDEGFSAAARMHLARVLLGRVLPALREQETGEMAA; translated from the coding sequence ATGAAGGCTCGTGCCTTCGATTACCGCCGCGTGGCAAGCGTGGCGGAGGCGCTCGACGCCTATGCCGCCTGTGAAGGCGAGGCGCGCTTCCTCGCGGGCGGCCAGAGTCTGCTGCCGGCGCTGAACCTGCGCCTCGACGCGCCCGACCTGCTCATCGACATCGGACGGATCGAAAGTCTGCGCGGCATCGCGATTGAGGGCGACCGGCTGCGCATCGGCGCCCTGACGCGTCACGCCGAGACGCTGGCCTCCCCGCTGATCGCCGAGCATGCCCCGCTCCTGACCCAGGCCGCGGCCTACATGGCGCATCCGGCGATCCGCAATCTCGGCACGATGGGCGGCAGCCTCGCCCTGTCGGACCCGGCCTCCGAACTGCCGGCCTGCATGCGGGCGCTCGGCGCCGAGTTCGAGATCACCGGCCGTGACGGCACCCGGACGGTCGCGGCGGACGACTTCTTCCTCGACCTGTTCGAGAACGTGATCGAGCCCGGCGAGATGTTGACCGCGGTGCGCGTGCCGCTGCCCGTGCCCGGCACGCGGATGCGGTTCGAGGAAATCGCCCGGCGGCGCGGCGACTACGCCCTGGTCGGCCTCGCGGCGCATCTCGTCCTCACCGGTGAGACGGTGGAATCGGCCCGCCTCGCCTTCTGCTCGGTCGGCCCGACGCCGATGCGGGCGCCGACGGCCGAGGCGGCGCTTGCCGGCCGGCCGCTCGATGCGGCGGCCATCGCTGAAGCCACGGCGGCGCTCGCCGACGACCTCGCGCCGGACGAGGACGAGGGCTTCTCGGCGGCGGCGCGGATGCATCTCGCCCGCGTCCTGCTCGGCCGGGTGCTGCCCGCCCTGAGGGAACAAGAGACCGGGGAGATGGCGGCATGA
- a CDS encoding (2Fe-2S)-binding protein: MIEPQPVAVTVNGARLRRFVEPRVSLADFLRQDLGLTGTHLGCEVGACGACIVNLDGQPVHACLMLAVQADGMRIDTVEGLSESGELAELQAAFHARNALQCGFCTPGILVVARDFIRDCRASGRKPTRAAIRDALSGNYCRCTGYEAIVDAIESVAGAAPMREDAA, encoded by the coding sequence ATGATCGAGCCGCAGCCCGTCGCCGTCACCGTCAACGGCGCCCGCCTCCGCCGCTTCGTCGAGCCGCGAGTCTCGCTGGCCGACTTCCTGCGGCAGGATCTCGGCCTCACCGGCACCCATCTCGGCTGCGAGGTCGGCGCCTGCGGCGCCTGCATCGTCAATCTCGACGGACAGCCGGTCCATGCCTGCCTGATGCTCGCGGTCCAGGCGGACGGGATGCGGATCGACACGGTCGAGGGCCTGTCGGAGTCCGGCGAACTCGCCGAATTGCAGGCGGCCTTCCACGCCCGCAACGCCCTGCAATGCGGCTTCTGCACGCCGGGCATCCTCGTGGTCGCCCGTGACTTTATCCGCGACTGCCGCGCGAGTGGACGCAAACCAACGCGAGCGGCGATCCGCGACGCGCTCTCCGGCAATTACTGTCGCTGTACCGGCTACGAAGCGATCGTCGACGCCATCGAGAGCGTCGCGGGCGCAGCCCCGATGCGGGAGGACGCGGCGTGA
- a CDS encoding xanthine dehydrogenase family protein molybdopterin-binding subunit, whose product MSAATDSPARHREKGRYIGRGLPRPGAKRLLAGRGRYTDDVSLPRMLHAAFLRSPYAHARLGAIDVSEAAAMPGVHRVLTGADFSAICTPWVGTLSHFKGMRSAPQLPLPLEKVVWAGQPVVMVVAETRAEAEDALEAIQVAFEELEAVVDLDAARAPDAPRIDADAPDNVLFRTRIEAGSTAEAFAGAQSVAVDLRFGRHTAVTMEPRATLADFDPSEERLTVHQSTQTPYQFQDLYARHFGLSEARVRVIAPDVGGSFGMKLHVYHEDMAVVGASLLLRRPVKFTADRMEAFASDIHARDHRVRARLAFAPDGILTAIEVDDVTGVGPFSAYPRTSAVEGNQVVRLIGAPYRLTDYRADLTVVAQNKVQMSQYRAVGHPIACAVTERLVDLAADRLGLDPFEIRRRNTITDDMYPHTTPSGYRFEKLSLATCLSRLHDLMDYPRLRAEQAALREKGVHRGIGIATYVEITNPTPAFYGVGGAHISAQDGCVLKLTPAGEVQCAISITEQGQGSEAIVGQIVAEGLGVDRDAVRVLTGDTETTPSGGATWACRGAGIGGETALQASRKLKRRILEIAAAILQAEAEALDIREGAVTDADGTPRMTLKELANLAYYRSDLLPPDVSPALTVAHHFAPRGYPFAFTNGIHGSLVEVDAETGFVTILKHWVVEDCGRVINPLLVDEQIRGGVVQGLGAAFFEECRYGETGQLLNGSMTDYLVPMACEMPDIVIAHVETPTADTELGAKGCGEAGTAASSGAALNAVNDALRPLGASISQLPMTPERILRALDVI is encoded by the coding sequence GTGAGTGCGGCGACCGACAGCCCGGCCCGCCACCGCGAGAAGGGCCGCTATATCGGCCGCGGCCTGCCGCGTCCGGGCGCCAAGCGCCTGCTCGCGGGGCGGGGCCGCTACACCGACGACGTGAGCCTGCCGCGCATGCTCCACGCCGCCTTTCTGCGAAGCCCCTACGCCCATGCCCGGCTCGGCGCCATCGACGTGTCGGAGGCCGCCGCGATGCCCGGCGTGCATCGGGTGCTGACGGGCGCGGATTTTTCCGCGATCTGCACGCCGTGGGTCGGAACGCTCAGCCACTTCAAGGGCATGCGCTCGGCGCCGCAACTCCCGCTGCCCCTCGAGAAGGTCGTCTGGGCCGGGCAGCCGGTGGTGATGGTGGTGGCCGAGACCCGCGCCGAGGCGGAGGACGCGCTCGAAGCGATCCAGGTCGCGTTCGAGGAACTGGAGGCGGTGGTCGATCTCGACGCCGCCCGCGCCCCCGACGCGCCCCGCATCGACGCGGACGCGCCCGACAACGTCCTGTTCCGCACCCGCATCGAGGCGGGCTCGACGGCGGAGGCCTTCGCGGGAGCGCAGAGCGTCGCGGTCGATCTGCGCTTCGGCCGGCACACGGCGGTGACGATGGAGCCGCGCGCCACGCTCGCCGATTTCGACCCGAGCGAGGAGCGGCTCACCGTCCACCAATCGACCCAGACCCCCTACCAGTTCCAGGATCTCTACGCCCGCCATTTCGGCCTGTCCGAGGCGCGGGTGCGGGTGATCGCGCCCGATGTCGGCGGCTCCTTCGGGATGAAGCTGCACGTCTACCACGAGGACATGGCGGTGGTGGGCGCGAGCCTCCTGCTCAGGCGGCCGGTGAAGTTCACCGCCGACCGGATGGAGGCCTTCGCCAGCGACATCCACGCCCGCGACCACCGGGTGCGCGCCCGCCTCGCCTTCGCTCCGGACGGCATCCTGACGGCGATCGAGGTGGACGACGTGACCGGCGTCGGCCCGTTCTCGGCCTATCCGCGCACCAGCGCGGTGGAGGGCAACCAGGTCGTGCGCCTGATCGGCGCGCCCTACCGGCTCACCGACTACCGCGCCGACCTCACGGTGGTGGCGCAGAACAAGGTGCAGATGAGCCAGTACCGCGCGGTCGGCCACCCGATCGCCTGCGCGGTGACGGAGCGCCTCGTCGATCTCGCCGCGGACAGGCTCGGCCTCGACCCGTTCGAGATCCGGCGGCGCAACACCATCACCGACGACATGTACCCGCACACCACGCCGAGCGGGTACCGGTTCGAGAAGCTCTCGCTCGCGACCTGCCTGTCGCGGCTCCACGACCTGATGGACTATCCGCGCCTGCGCGCCGAGCAGGCCGCCCTGCGCGAGAAGGGCGTCCATCGCGGCATCGGCATCGCCACCTATGTCGAGATCACCAACCCGACGCCCGCCTTCTACGGGGTCGGCGGCGCCCACATCTCGGCGCAGGACGGCTGCGTCCTCAAGCTGACGCCGGCCGGCGAGGTGCAATGCGCCATCAGCATCACCGAGCAGGGCCAGGGCAGCGAGGCGATCGTCGGCCAGATCGTCGCCGAGGGGCTCGGCGTCGATCGCGACGCGGTGCGCGTGCTCACCGGCGACACCGAGACGACGCCCTCGGGCGGCGCGACCTGGGCCTGCCGCGGCGCCGGCATCGGCGGCGAGACCGCGCTCCAGGCGAGCCGCAAGCTGAAGCGGCGCATCCTCGAGATCGCCGCGGCGATCCTGCAGGCGGAGGCCGAGGCCCTCGACATCCGCGAGGGCGCGGTGACGGATGCCGACGGCACGCCCCGCATGACGCTAAAGGAGCTGGCGAACCTCGCCTATTACCGCTCCGACCTGCTGCCGCCGGACGTCTCGCCCGCGCTCACGGTGGCGCATCACTTCGCACCGCGCGGCTACCCCTTCGCCTTCACCAACGGCATCCACGGCAGCCTCGTCGAGGTCGATGCCGAGACCGGCTTCGTGACGATCCTGAAGCACTGGGTGGTCGAGGATTGCGGGCGGGTCATCAACCCGCTGCTGGTGGACGAGCAGATCCGCGGCGGCGTGGTGCAGGGGCTCGGCGCCGCCTTCTTCGAGGAGTGCCGCTACGGCGAGACCGGCCAGCTCCTGAACGGCTCGATGACCGACTACCTCGTGCCGATGGCCTGCGAGATGCCCGACATCGTGATCGCGCATGTCGAGACGCCGACGGCGGACACCGAACTCGGCGCCAAGGGCTGCGGCGAGGCCGGCACCGCCGCCTCCTCGGGCGCGGCGCTCAACGCCGTCAACGATGCCCTGCGCCCGCTCGGCGCCAGCATCTCGCAGCTGCCGATGACGCCCGAACGCATCCTGAGGGCGCTCGACGTGATCTGA